The genomic region GTTGTGTGATCAATAAAAAGCGTGCCCACTTTGGCTTGTTGGAATACGCCTTCAGGGCCTAAGTAAATAGCGCGCAAATCATCGTCATTGCCGACGCAAGTTAAGACAATATCAGCATCTTGGGCGGCAATGGCAGGCGTTGTTGCGAAAGTGCCTGTGTATTCCTCACACCAGTTTTGAGCTTTTTGAGTCGACCGGTTGAAGACCACAACAGCATGACCTGCTTTACTTACATGTCCTGCCATTGGGTAGCCCATGGTTCCAAGTCCGATGAAGCTTACTTTCATTGCGTTTCTCCTTACTGCGTTTGTTCAAGTTGCTATAAATCATACGCATTTGTCGGTTAATTACGAGGTACAAAAAAGAGGGAAATCAGGCATACAGATAGTGAAAAAGAGTCAGATATCGGCCTTTCTACTACATTTTTTGCTTTATTTCGATTCTGCGTATTTTTCACCCACCCTGTGGATAACTTTGTGTAAGAAAAACACAGCGACCGATTATTTCGTAAAAAAGCGCCTATTGGCGAATAATCGTGCATATTTTATACGATTTTCATTCTTTCCTTTTGCTCTTGTAGGAATTACCTCTTTTGTCAAGGCCTATAAATAACAAAATGCTGAAAAAGCGTCTTAATGCATCTAGTTCCTTCAGATTGGTTTGTTTTTAATCAAGACGCTGGTTTTGTGTGGTGATATTTAAAAAATCAATTTAAAACAATGGCTTAAACCTAAATGCGATCTTTGATTAAAGGGTAGATGGCGTTTGCTAAGTGTTCATTTCCTTGCGTGTCTAAATGAACCCCATCGACTTCACAGGGTTGTAAAACCCCAGCCGCGTTGAGAAAAATACATTGGTTCTTAGAGGCAATATCTTGGTAGTACTGATGAAAATATTGTGATTTTTCAATGGCTCCGTCAAAACTTTCAGCAACAGAGCCCGTTGGGGATAAAATATTTGGCGGAGCGACTATGACAAGGGTTGGCGCAGGAAAACCATTGTCATTCGGCATTCTTGACTTTTCGATCAGTTTCTCGACGCCTTTTGCGGCCTCATAGGCACCAACATGGAAATGTCGCTTCAAATCATTAGTGCCTAACATCAGGATCAAAATATCGACAGGGCCAAAGGTTTCTAAGGCGGCTTGAAGGTATGACAGACCATTGCGACCTTCTAAGAAAGGGTCATTCCAGATGGTGGTTCGTCCCGGTAAACCAAAATTAATCACTTGGTGCTGGTGGCCTAATAAGTCGTTCAACAAGGTCGGCCAACATAGATGTTTTGGGTAACGTCCACCATTAGGTATCCGCCCCCAAGTAAGAGAATCCCCGTAACATAAAATAGTAGCCATGATTTGCTCCTTGCATTAATAATGAGTCATTAGATAGTG from Marinomonas rhizomae harbors:
- a CDS encoding SGNH/GDSL hydrolase family protein; its protein translation is MATILCYGDSLTWGRIPNGGRYPKHLCWPTLLNDLLGHQHQVINFGLPGRTTIWNDPFLEGRNGLSYLQAALETFGPVDILILMLGTNDLKRHFHVGAYEAAKGVEKLIEKSRMPNDNGFPAPTLVIVAPPNILSPTGSVAESFDGAIEKSQYFHQYYQDIASKNQCIFLNAAGVLQPCEVDGVHLDTQGNEHLANAIYPLIKDRI